The window AATGACTGACAAACGTCTCGTTATGGTCGACCAATCAGACCACCAAAGAGATTGGACCTTTAAAACTGGAGACCAGAGTGCAGTATGGTACTCAATGCCGACTATTATCAGACATTGTCTGTTCATATTTGTTGCGTTAatgactttctttcttttcttttttttttcatacgaAACATATTAACATGTTAAAAGTTTTCTTTGAAAGGGAGGATGTTGATAGGAGATAATTCTGTCGTCGTATCATAGGGGTCAGCGGTATTCCGCATAGGCGGCCTAGAATAGTCTCGCTAATTGCTGGTCGCCTAGGACTGTGATGATAGGGCAatgctaacaaacaaataaattctattgattgattaatttttcattgactactataatatatagatttagccaagcctaaaagcggagctccctggttatttattcttattgcCTCTAGGGTAAGTGAAAAGGGAaggttttcaaattgttaaaGATTTGATGTTTCCGATTGCTGCTTTAATAtttaaatcactttctttgctttcttctatagaaaaattcatttcctaactagtgaattccacagtaagttttacgctaaaaaccgatatcgcttgaatcacaaagcgatgagtacgatattggtttttcaagttaagtttactttggaattcaccagtttggcaatgaatttttcttgatccgcataagttttaaaagaaaacaaacacaccttcagcgagcgaatggaaaagggaGAAAGCCATTTCACAGTCAACTGTCAacagccagcgaataggaatcacgctccgaaaaattagaagccattaaaaaaaaaaataataaaaaaaaaaaaaatatatatatatatatatatatatatatatatataaaatgatTGTGTaggtttgagcggggaaataacaacaactaactgcctcatttacctttggatcaccaacctattcccttcagaaggcgattcacagtgatttctgacaggtattaattagtagtgtaggatgggaacagaaatcgatacaacaaaggaaatgagtgaaaatgtgttcagccgggaatcgaacccgggtctcctggttaccggtcagatgccttaccactaggccactgaaccaaccccgccattcagccgaattggaaggacctttataTGGCAAGCTcccataactttctctcaatttctcctcaacttggactgtgaatccatttgtgatcctcctgggggtgatacgttgttggctcaagggatctacttaactgactatatatatatagacagtagacaggaaatcgacttgtctgcatagagtgctcgatatcgttagatagagcagaaataaatgacttggttgaaaagttaaaacaagactggatgttgcatctcgacaacgctgtttcgtgagttgcctcactcatcaggagtttaatactaaatgtatatacaacaatcgtcactttaaatatccttgaaatttacataagagctccctaagggctgctcaattactacgctgtagtgattttttcctatgtctacaacatgaaacaagttcatttcttttgtttagtgtgcagcggtgcggttcgcggattataataaacttctcaagtaagcacaagttgGTTTGCCAACGATGATGTTTTAGAGAaaaggatccaaaggatacaAGACGCTTCTTCTTTACAAAAGCATAAGTTGAATCGACAGAAGAAGATGCGaacttttctcgtttgtcttttaatgcagggacgtttcgcccattcgggcttcttcagcactgcgAATATCACTACTTGgaataaagtttacaaaaaatgaaaggccttaaataagttataaaacaatagctaacaaactaggcaaagaaaattaaaatattttacatggaATCCCATAAGAATTACGTAAAAGATAAAAGGGTTAAAAACACCCGCTATagtataaatacaatacaataaaatcaaatacaaaatgcaaatagaatacAGCGGCAAGATAgtgttaattatagcgaatcctatttttagaattaaactCGCACCTTTTGTTCAGACCATGAGGTTTGAGGGTGGATAATTGAGCACACCAAAAAGCTTCTCTTGTGAGAAGACGGTCATCAAGAGTATTATTGTTGGCGCTCAGGTTACATAACTgttcaattattaaaaattcaaaatctttgagagtatgaggttctttgttgaaatgaatagcaacttcacaagtacgttttttagtgatcatggaagacttgtggttgcggaaacgaattttaaattcattgctAGTGGAACCAACATATTGCACATTACATTTCCTGCACGTGACcaagtaaatgacatttttagatttacaaCTGAGAATCTGAGTAATAGGATAAGTCCtgctagtactagtactagtaaaacaattgctttcctttaaaaattttttACATAAATCACATTTGGCTGTGCATTTAAAGCAACCCCGCTGATTGTCGGGCGCGCGATGTTGCTCACGAAGCTTACTGCTAAggatttctttgatgtttttggTTCTACGAAAGGCAGGAATGATGGACCCTATCGGAAAGATATTTCTAAGAGATGGTGAATTATAAATTAAGTGCTTGTGTTTCCTAATAATTTTTCCAATGCTGGGTAATCGGGGATTAAAATCAAGAACAAGTGGAAAAATTTGTTTGGGAATGGACTGGGCGTTCTCAAACTGTTGTGAAACCAAACCAGGGTTGTAGCCCCGGTTATATAAATAACTCTGATACTCGGCAGAGCGTTTACTAAACGTCTCATCGGTAGAACAATTCCTTCGAATCCTGGTAGCTACTCCATAAGGAATGGCTCTGGTGACATGAGCAGGATGTGCGCTATTCCGTAGCAAATAAATATGGTTATCCGTAGGTTTGGAGTAGATATCAGTCTGGATGAAACCGTTCACCAGATTAAGAGTAAGATCTAATACGTTAAGTTAAATGGGCGATGAAACTAAAGTAAATTTAATGGTGGGGTACAAAGAATTGATAAATTCCGTAAACTCATTGAGTTTGACTGGCCCTTGTGTCCATAAATCAAAAATATCGTCCCTGTATCTCCACCACAGGTTGGGTTTAATTTCCCCTGATCTGGCTCTCCTATCAATAATTCCCATGGCAAGATCAGCGTAACTGCAAGCATTCTTGGGGCCCATGGCTGTACCATGAACCTGAAGAAAGTTGTCAGCTTCAAAAAACGAATTATTATACTTAAGACAAATTTGTACGGCCTCTACTATGCAATTAGTGGATGGAAATCTCTCTGGTCTAGCCTCTAATGCTGCTATAACAGCGTTAATTCCTAAGTTGTTGTCAATATTAGGAAACATGGCAACAACATCCCAGGAAACTAAAAGACTATCTTCAGAAAAGGGGCCCATTTTGTTGAGTTCCTCGATTTTCTGGAGAAAATGTGTGGTATCCTTAACAAACGATGGCAGATTCTGGGCTAGAGGTTTGAGATAAAATTCTGAAAAGGCCGAAAGGTTTTCAATGGCAGTGCCGCAGCACGATGTAATAAGCCGAAGGGGATTCCCCTCTTTGTGGGTTTTGATGGTTCCAAAAGCCTTTCCAGGTTTGGCACTGCCGTTAATCACCCAACTAGCTATTTCCTCATTAATTTGGCCCTTCTCAAGCCACTTTTTACTCCATTGTTTGATGACCTCTACATAATCAGCACTTGGATCATGCTCAAGCTTTTGATAATGGAGTGGATTCTCTAACTGTTCTTTCATTTTGGAGTCATAATCACCCTTATTAATAACGACAAATTTGGACCCTTTGTCTTGAATTTGAATGGCGACATTATCAGCCTGCTTAAGTGTAACCAGAGCCTGTCTCTCACCAACGGAAAGATTGTCATGAATAAAACGGACATTCCTTGGGTCGAGCAATTCCGTTCTAACAGAATCCAAAAAGAGTTCAAGCTCAGGGACATGGGACACAGGGGCCTTCCAGCTGGAAACCTTCTTAACGGTGGGAAAGACAGGCTGATGAGGACTAGTGCTAGGATTGTTGTTAACATCATCTCTATGAAAAAATACAGTTGCctttttgtatttgattttattgtattgCATTTATACTATAGCGGGTGTTTTTAACCCTTTTATCTTTTACGTAATTCTTATGGGATtccatgtaaaatattttaattttctttgcctagtttgttagctattgttttataacttatttaaggcctttcattttttgtaaactttattcCAAGTAGTGATATTcgcagtgctgaagaagcccgaatgggcgaaacgtccctgcattaaaagacaaacgagaaaagttcgcatcttcttctgtctattcaacttatatatatttatatatatatattgtcagttcaaggtcaaagaagagttttactgatgtactttattccactttatctctgaaaacgagatcattcacatcttgatgtatttcattgaaacacgccagcttggcttggaacaagaatcggcaaaatacagcaatgcaaccaagaaaggacgaacttcatacaagatccgctccaacacttaaataaagtttaggtgctttaaacaaacttctgaaaacataaGCTAGTGacatttccccctaattttatgagaactcattgcaattacgtgtttataacgtaatggcaaaattttcttgtcactgtcaaggcacagcgaaaaccagttgggcaaacggattaaaaagcacttgctcactcgcattttagagagaaagaaacaaacaaatcaactttttcttcatgtccaaaagagaacagaatttttttatttaattccagttgacaataaaatttcgattttcattcctg of the Montipora capricornis isolate CH-2021 chromosome 7, ASM3666992v2, whole genome shotgun sequence genome contains:
- the LOC138055582 gene encoding uncharacterized protein, with product MQYNKIKYKKATVFFHRDDVNNNPSTSPHQPVFPTVKKVSSWKAPVSHVPELELFLDSVRTELLDPRNVRFIHDNLSVGERQALVTLKQADNVAIQIQDKGSKFVVINKGDYDSKMKEQLENPLHYQKLEHDPSADYVEVIKQWSKKWLEKGQINEEIASWVINGSAKPGKAFGTIKTHKEGNPLRLITSCCGTAIENLSAFSEFYLKPLAQNLPSFVKDTTHFLQKIEELNKMGPFSEDSLLVSWDVVAMFPNIDNNLGINAVIAALEARPERFPSTNCIVEAVQICLKYNNSFFEADNFLQVHGTAMGPKNACSYADLAMGIIDRRARSGEIKPNLWWRYRDDIFDLWTQGPVKLNEFTEFINSLYPTIKFTLVSSPI